From the Leishmania panamensis strain MHOM/PA/94/PSC-1 chromosome 31 sequence genome, one window contains:
- a CDS encoding helicase-like protein (TriTrypDB/GeneDB-style sysID: LpmP.31.2150) — protein MMNRGALTLLLHRDVTIGEGGHWMKRLDCKLLRTLHKEACPRCLSITGTLLQNDLTELPRVLEYVGPQLSIHDDADQQPPREAVAALSRRWGLRVSEQREKKSCDNIGNREVTKRPAAVGGEERVPLFEYLQKGPQSFLLRRVKATVDIQLAPKYNGANPPPSHPAHTEAASVLRPGAIIRAPQQQPPHAPLRVLRAFVFSCVTSTLIRMKGCCTSHQPSSACERLSCIRKVSGTLKLLDVMRLKLRRRGPLCPLVCSDYTINRSLQGVSFGAEYRPRKNALWKR, from the coding sequence ATGATGAACCGTGGcgccctcaccctcctcctccacaggGACGTTACCatcggggagggagggcactGGATGAAGAGACTTGACTGCAAGCTCCTGCGGACTCTTCACAAAGAAGCATGTCCTAGGTGCCTAAGTATCACGGGCACTCTTCTGCAGAACGACTTGACGGAGCTGCCAAGAGTGCTAGAGTATGTTGGGCCACAGCTCTCCATCCACGACGATGCCGATCAGCAGCCTCCGCgtgaggcagtggcggcccTCTCAAGGCGCTGGGGACTGCGAGTCAgtgagcaaagagagaagaaaagttGCGACAATATAGGTAACCGAGAAGTGACGAAAaggcctgcagcagtgggcgGTGAAGAGCGCGTTCCGCTTTTCGAGTACCTTCAAAAAGGACCGCAGTCATTTCTGCTACGTCGCGTCAAGGCCACCGTCGACATCCAGCTGGCGCCCAAGTACAACGGCGccaacccccctccctcccatcCCGCTCACACCGAGGCAGCAAGCGTACTACGCCCTGGTGCAATCATAAGAGCTCCACAACAACAGCCGCCTCACGCGCCTCTGCGAGTGTTACGTGCATTCGTTTTTTCATGCGTGACTTCCACACTGATAAGGATGAAaggctgctgcacatcgcACCAACCGTCCTCAGCGTGCGAACGACTCAGCTGCATACGGAAGGTGTCAGGGACGCTGAAACTTCTTGACGTGATGCGGCTGAAactgcgccgccgtggtcCTCTTTGCCCCCTTGTTTGTTCGGATTACACGATCAATAGATCTCTTCAAGGAGTATCGTTCGGTGCAGAGTACCGTCCTCGGAAAAACGCTCTGTGGAAGCGGTGA